The proteins below are encoded in one region of Canis lupus familiaris isolate Mischka breed German Shepherd chromosome 21, alternate assembly UU_Cfam_GSD_1.0, whole genome shotgun sequence:
- the OVCH2 gene encoding ovochymase-2 isoform X1, whose amino-acid sequence MPLSKNKLILLLGMLCLEQGKSATVSLPKAPTCGQSLVKKQPWKYLNIFSRIVGGGQVEKGSYPWQVSLKRRQKHICGGTIISAQWVITAAHCVANRNIAITFNVTAGEHDLSHIEQEEQTLTIETIIIHPYFSIKKPMDYDIALLKMDGAFHFGQFVGPMCLPEPKERFEAGFICTTAGWGRSAEDGVLSKVLQEVNLPILNQEECMAVLLTLKKPVSGRTFLCTGFPDGGGDACQGDSGGSLMCRNKKGAWTLAGVTSWGLGCGRGWRNNMRKEDQGSPGIFTDLRKVLPWIHKHIQIGKRRKSSRAPCPEQDHVLCESEGELHFPESPYLYYESKQRCVWTLLAPEKMHVLLSVSHLDAESCHHSHLSIYSLEDRLIGKFCGKSLASSVLVTSSSIRLNFISDATDYAVGFNLTYKALKPNYLPDSGCSSFTVLFEEGFIQSLHYPEDYSDMANCNWVFQAPKHYLIKLSFQILEVEESGDCTSHYVTVHRDVEGQEEVARFCGFVAPAPVLSSSGVMLISFQSDENVTFRGFQATVSFIPETGKKTEASASWVPIPILAMW is encoded by the exons ATGCCTCTGAGCAAGAATAAGCTGATCTTACTACTTGGAATGCTTTGTTTGGAACAAGGTAAATCTGCAACTGTCTCTCTCCCCAAAG CTCCCACTTGTGGGCAGAGTTTGGTGAAGAAACAGCCTTGGAAATACCTTAACATTTTCAGTCGCATTGTTGGGGGAGGCCAAGTAGAAAAGGGTTCCTACCCCTGGCAG GTGTCTCTGAAACGAAGGCAGAAGCACATCTGTGGTGGGACCATCATCTCTGCACAGTGGGTGATTACGGCTGCTCATTGTGTTGCCAACAG AAATATTGCAATAACTTTCAATGTTACTGCTGGAGAACATGACTTGAGCCATATAGAGCAAGAGGAGCAAACCCTCACCATTGAAACTATCATCATACACCCCTATTTCTCCATCAAGAAGCCAATGGACTATGACATTGCTCTTTTGAAGATGGATGGTGCCTTCCATTTTG GCCAGTTTGTGGGGCCCATGTGTCTTCCAGAGCCAAAGGAACGATTTGAGGCTGGATTTATTTGTACAACTGCAGGCTGGGGCCGCTCCGCTGAAG atGGCGTTCTCTCGAAAGTCTTGCAGGAAGTGAACCTGCCCATTTTGAACCAAGAGGAATGTATGGCAGTTCTACTAACCCTAAAGAAACCTGTTAGTGGGCGGACCTTTCTCTGCACAGGCTTCCCAGATGGAGGGGGAGATGCATGTCAG GGAGATTCAGGAGGCTCCCTCATGTGCCGGAATAAGAAGGGGGCTTGGACTCTGGCTGGTGTGACTTCTTGGGGTTTGGGCTGTGGCCGAGGCTGGAGAAACAACATGCGGAAAGAAGACCAAGGATCCCCTGGGATCTTCACAGATCTTAGAAAAGTACTTCCTTGGATCCACAAACACATCCAAATTG gaaAGCGGAGAAAGAGCTCCAGAG CCCCATGCCCTGAGCAGGACCATGTGCTCTGCGAGTCTGAGGGGGAGCTGCACTTTCCAGAAAGCCCCTACCTGTATTATGAGAGCAAGCA ACGGTGTGTCTGGACCCTGCTGGCACCAGAGAAAATGCATGTGCTGCTTAGTGTTTCTCACTTGGATGCAGAGTCCTGTCACCACAGTCACCTCTCAATATATTCCTTAGAAGACAGACTTATTG GGAAGTTCTGTGGGAAAAGCCTCGCTTCATCAGTTCTTGTCACCTCCAGCTCAATACGGCTGAATTTCATCTCTGATGCCACCGATTATGCAGTTGGGTTTAATCTCACCTATAAAGCTCTAAAGCCAAACTACCTTCCTG ATTCAGGCTGCAGTTCCTTTACAGTCCTTTTTGAAGAAGGCTTCATACAGAGTCTTCACTACCCTGAAGACTATAGTGACATGGCCAACTGTAACTGGGTTTTTCAAGCCCCCAAACACTACCTAATTAAG CTCTCCTTTCAGATCCTGGAAGTAGAGGAAAGTGGGGACTGCACTTCCCACTATGTGACTGTGCACAGGGATgtggaagggcaggaggaagtAG CTCGGTTTTGCGGCTTTGttgcccctgcccctgtgctgAGCTCCTCTGGTGTCATGCTCATCAGCTTCCAGTCGGATGAAAATGTCACCTTCAGAGGCTTTCAGGCTACAGTGTCATTCATCCCTGAAACAGGTAAGAAGACAGAGGCATCAGCTTCTTGGGTCCCAATTCCCATCCTTGCCATGTGGTAG
- the OR5P5 gene encoding olfactory receptor family 5 subfamily P member 5, with amino-acid sequence METENHTMVTEFIILGLTEDPTLCTIFFVVFLGIYVATLLGNVSIIMLIHRSPQLHTPMYLFLSHLAFVDIGYSTSVTPIMIVGFLRERTTIPVAGCIAQLGSDVIFGTAECFLLAAMAYDRYVAICSPLLYSTHMSSRVCIILLAASYLGGCVNASSFTGCLLSLTFCGPNKINHFFCDFPPLVKLSCTHIYVAETSPAILAGSIIVITLFIIAISYLYILHSVLNMRSPEGRHKAFSTCTSHLSAVTLFYGTVTFVYVIPKSDYSSDHIKVVSVFYTVVIPMLNPLIYSLRNKEVKEATRKLMARRHWLF; translated from the coding sequence ATGGAGACTGAAAACCATACAATGGTGACAGAGTTCATTATTTTGGGGTTAACAGAGGATCCTACACTTTGTACCATCTTCTTTGTGGTTTTTCTAGGAATCTATGTCGCTACCCTACTGGGCAATGTCAGCATAATCATGCTGATCCACAGAAGTCCTCAGCTTCACACCCCAATGTATCTTTTCCTCAGCCATTTAGCCTTTGTGGATATCGGGTATTCCACGTCAGTCACACCCATTATGATTGTGGGTTTCTTAAGAGAGAGAACTACTATCCCTGTTGCTGGCTGCATAGCTCAGCTTGGCTCTGATGTTATCTTTGGAACAGCTGAGTGCTTCCTGCTGGCCGCCATGGCCTAtgatcgctatgtggccatctgctcTCCACTTCTCTACTCTACACACATGTCTTCCAGAGTCTGCATCATCCTCTTGGCTGCTTCCTATCTGGGGGGATGTGTGAATGCTTCATCATTTACTGGCTGTCTACTGAGCTTGACTTTCTGTGGACCaaataaaatcaatcatttcTTTTGTGACTTCCCACCACTAGTAAAGCTTTCTTGTACCCATATTTATGTTGCTGAAACATCACCTGCTATCCTAGCCGGGTCCATCATTGTAATCACACTGTTTATCATAGCTATTTCATATCTATACATCCTGCATTCAGTCCTAAATATGCGCTCCCCTGAAGGAAGACACAAGGCCTTCTCCACTTGTACTTCTCACCTCAGTGCAGTCACTTTGTTTTATGGGACAGTCACATTTGTTTATGTCATACCCAAGTCAGATTACTCGTCTGATCATATTAAAGTGGTGTCTGTGTTCTACACAGTGGTGATCCCCATGTTGAACCCCTTGATCTATAGTCTGAGAAACAAAGAGGTTAAAGAGGCCACGAGAAAATTGATGGCTAGAAGACATTGGTTATTTTGA
- the OR5P4 gene encoding olfactory receptor 481 isoform X1: MENENHTTVTEFIILGLTDNPTLCAIFFVIFLGVYIITIVGNISIIILIRSSPQLHTPMYLFLSHLAFVDIGYSTSVTPIMLMSFLREKTTIPVTGCIAQLGSDVTFGTTECFLLATMAYDRYVAICSPLLYSTQMSPVVCFLLLGASYLGGCMNASSFTGCLMNLTFCGPNKINHFFCDLFPLLKLSCGHVYIAEISPAISSASVLISTLFTIIVSYTYILHSILNMRSTEGRKKAFSTCTSHLTAVTLFYGTVLFVYVMPKSTYSADQVKVASVIYTVVVPMLNPLIYSLRNKEVKGAMRKLMAKMHWFS; encoded by the coding sequence ATGGAGAATGAAAATCATACAACAGTGACAGAGTTCATTATTCTGGGATTAACAGATAATCCCACACTATGTGCCATCTTCTTTGTGATTTTCCTGGGAGTTTATATAATTACcatagtgggaaatatcagtataATCATCCTAATCCGAAGCAGCCCACAGCTTCACACCCCGATGTACCTTTTTCTCAGCCATTTGGCCTTTGTAGACATTGGGTATTCCACCTCAGTGACTCCGATCATGCTAATGAGTTTCTTAAGAGAGAAAACGACTATCCCTGTCACTGGCTGTATAGCCCAGCTTGGCTCTGATGTCACTTTTGGGACTACAGAGTGCTTCCTGCTGGCCACCATGGCCTAtgatcgctatgtggccatctgctcTCCCTTGCTCTActccacccagatgtccccagtgGTCTGCTTCCTCCTATTGGGGGCTTCCTACCTGGGTGGATGCATGAACGCTTCATCATTTACTGGCTGTTTGATGAATCTAACCTTCTGTGGACCAAACAAAATCAACCATTTCTTCTGTGACCTCTTTCCACTCTTGAAGCTTTCTTGTGGCCATGTTTATATTGCCGAAATATCGCCCGCCATCTCTTCCGCATCCGTCCTCATAAGCACACTGTTTACCATAATTGTGTCCTATACCTACATTCTCCACTCAATCCTGAATATGCGCTCTACTGAGGGGAGAAAGAAGGCCTTCTCAACCTGCACCTCCCACCTCACCGCAGTCACTTTGTTTTATGGGACAGTTTTGTTCGTTTATGTGATGCCCAAGTCAACTTATTCAGCTGATCAGGTCAAAGTGGCATCTGTGATCTATACAGTGGTAGTCCCCATGTTGAACCCCCTCATCTATAGCCTGAGAAACAAGGAGGTAAAAGGAGCCATGCGAAAACTAATGGCTAAAATGCATTGGTTCTCCTGA